From the Streptococcus halotolerans genome, the window AAGCTTTCCGTTGAATGAACCATTCCCGTTACTTGTGAATAATCAGTTTCAGTCATTGCAGCCTCCCATACATGAAAATTTTATGTAACCGTTTTTATAATTTCTATTATACACTTTTCACTATCAAAATAAAAGAGTGACAAGAAAATGACGCGGCTAATTCAATAAGTTCTTTTATAGTACAGTCAACAAGCTTTGCCATTAATTTCCTAGAACCTAACATCAGAGATTGAAGACAAAGTCCTTAGAACTAAGTTTCCAGGGGCTTTTTGCTAATTTTCGCGGGTAATAAAAGAAAGAGAGCTTCTGAGGGTAACATATGTTTCACACAAAAACTGACTATAATCGCAAGCGATTCAGATATTATATCCTTGACCAGTTGGTTCCTGAGAGATGCTTTCCCTTCAAATGGAGCAAGTCGTTGATTCGGAGTTTATTTGTGATTTAGTTGACGACACCTATTCTTCTGATAATGGTCATCCAAGTTCGGATCTTACTATGTTAAGCAAAATCTCTATTATTCAATGTTTCTATGAGTTTCGCTCCATGCGCCAGACTATCAAGAAGATGGAGGTGAACACTGCCTATCCTTAGTTTTTTGAGCTAACTTTGGCGTGTCTCACTATCAACAATCCGAGAAAATTGATGGCAGGAAGGGCTTTTTATTTAGGTCTAGTCCAGCTTTATGACCCATTTTCACTTCAATGGTTGAGATAGCAAAAAAAGACAAACTTCCAAAAGGACGTTTGTCTCCCATCTAATCTTCTTCTTCCTCTTCAGGGATTTCAGAAACCAATAATTTTAACTTGTTAATACGACCATCCTTAACTTTATCGTTAATTAGGGTCAATTGTTTATCGTTACTATCCACAATGTAAGATTCCTTGACTTCTTGGCTCGGAATCGAACCGACTCCTGTTAGATAGAATCCAGCAATAGTGTCAACATCATCACTTTCTAAGTTTGTATCGAAATAACCATTGAACTCATTGAGAGTCATTGTTCCTTGAACAATATAGGTATTTTCAGCAATTTCGCGAACTGATTCAGCTGCAAGGTCTGTTTCATCATCGATTTCACCGACAATTTCTTCTAAAAGATCTTCAAGTGTCGCAATACCTGCCAAGCCTCCATATTCATCCAAAAGGATAGCCATTTGGTTCTGAGTTGCTCGCAATTGAGTCAACAGATCATCTACAAAAATAGTCTCTGGAACAAATAGTGGCTCTTGCATAATACGACGAATATTGATGTTATCAAAGCCATTAGCAAATGCATCGTTAAGGATTTTCTTAGTATGAATAAGCCCAATAACCTTATCCTTATCTCCGTCATAAACAGGAATGCGGGAATAATTTTCTTGTAAAATAGCTTGAACAATTTCTTTGATATCATCATTGATATCGACCATGAAAGCATCTGTACGAGGTACCATAACCTCCCGCGCCATCATCTCATCAAGAGAGAAAATCCCTTGAAGCATACCAATCTCATCTGCATCTAGTGAGGCTTCACTATTGGTTAAGATATATTCAATTTCATCACGCGTCATCTGCTCATCTGCATCATCAAAATTCATTGGGGTGATACGGCTAAGAAGATTGGTTGATGCCGATAGCAACCAAACAAAGGGACTGACAATCTTGCTTAAAACCAAAACAACTGGTGCTGAAACAACAGCAAGATTTTCCTTGAGATTCATGGCAATCCGTTTAGGATAAAGTTCACCAAAAACAATAGAGATATAAGTCAAGAAGATTAAGGACGCCGCGCTCCCAATAGTATTTGCAAGCCTAGAATCTCCAAACCAACCGGCAATAACTTCCCCTAAAGAATCTGCAAAATTGGCACCAGCCAAGAGATTAATCAAGGTAATCCCAACTTGAATAGTTGATAAAAAATTATTAGGATTTTCTAAAACTTTCACCAAACGAATGAATTTTTTATCACCCTCTTCGGCTTTTTGGTCAACACGAGATCGATTTAAAGACACAAGAGCCATCTCACTGGCTGAGAAAAAGGCATTGAGTAGGGTTAAGATAAGTAATAAAATAAATTGTAATATCAAGGACTGACCGGGGTCTTCCATCAATAGTCTCCTAAAAAGTAAATATAATGTCTATATTATAGCATAAAATTTAGCGATAAGCTAAATATTTCCTACCTAAAACAGCTAGAAATACTTTTATTAAGGCGTTTATGACAATTTCCATCAGCAAAAAAGTATTGCATTGATTTAACTGTCAGAAAAATCATAGAGTTGAGGGTATTCGTGACATTTTGGATTCTTAGGATGGCAGATAGCACGTCCAAAATAAATCATAGCTTGATGAGCCGGCAGCCATTCTTCTTCAGGCAATACCTCCATGACGCGTTTTTCAATGTCAAGTGGTGTGGCTGATTTTTTCACAATATCATGATGCTTACAAATTCTGGTCACATGAGTATCAACCGCAAAGGCTGGTATGCCAAAACCAACACTCATAACCACATTAGCTGTTTTACGTCCTACACCCGCCAAACTTTCCAACTCAGATCGAGTTCTGGGTACCTCCCCATCAAACTCTTCCAAGAGCTGTTGCGAGCACTTTTTCAAAAACTTAGCTTTATTACGATAAAGCCCCAGTCGTGAAATGTACTCGGCAATTTCCTCTTCCGTTGCTAAAGCCATATCAGCAGGAGTCGGAAAGGCCTCAAAGAGAGCCGGTGTCACTTTATTGACCGCCGCATCTGTTGTTTGCGCTGACAAGGTCACCGCCACTAGCAACTCAAAACTATTACGAAAATTTAGGCTAGGTTTGGCATCTGGAAAAAGAGCAATAATCTCTTCAATAACCTTACGTGCTCGTTTTTTTGATAATACCATAAACATTCCTTTTTGTTTTTTTCTTATTATAGCACGACTGCTGTCTTCAGACACAAAGCAACTTATTAAAAATGGTCCTATTATAGTTATCATTTAAATCATTTTTTTACTATTGCTGAACCAAGTATCATAAATAACAATTCTGACCTGGTAATCATCGGCGATCGCCATTGGATTTGACCCCAGCTCATGACAATCCCCCTGTCGCTGATCCTCTACCATCCTCTTTGGGGACAACCTTTTTTACACTACATCTTCACAAAATTTTAGTCTTTGTGGCATGAACAATACTTTCCAGAATTTTTAACAAGCTAGCTTTTTGGAAAACGAACCGTTAGAAGAAGATATCCCATCCCTTAACTTTTTGTTCGACTCAAATAGATTATTCATTGAACATTAGCCAGAAGACTTTGGTCAATCTAGCGTGCATCAACCAAACTCAAATCATATCTCAACCATTGATTAATCAACTATTTTTCACTTTTTACTCTACTTGAAGAAATTCTTACATCCAAACGTTAGGGTGTCTATCTAGATAGACTGGAAGACTGTAAGGCACTCCCATAGGATCTAAGATTTTTTCAACGGTTGCCAGATATCGTTAACACTTTTTTCAAATAATTATCCGATTTGTAACAGAGGTCACTCCTGATTTACCTAACTATCAGACAGCCGTCCCATGAAAAGGCAGTCTTTAACAAGACATCTCTATCCAGCATGAACAATTACTGGTTAATTATCCATAAAAACTGCTATCAATTATTAGACCATATGTTCTACTCACAAAGCTTTCGAAAACCTTTAACGGTACTTAAAATTATCAACAAGACGTTAAGCTTTCTCAGGGAAACTCTGACTCATAAAAAACCATATCACACACGCTAATACTATCTTCCAGACTGTCTTTTAAAAACGTTCAAGAAATACACAGACTATATCACAAACACCTTTGAATATCCCTTATTCTAGCACTAAACTCGAAGCCAACAACAAGCTCATCAAAGACATTAAACACCAAAAACTTTAGAACCAAGTTACTTCTCTCTTTAATCATGAAAAAAAGAGAGAAACAATCTGATTCTCTCTTACCCCTAGCTACCAATCATCTACTAGATGCTGGTTAGTTTACTTTCTTCTTGCTTGGAAGGCTGGGTCATAATAACTGATGGCTAGAAAGCCGATTATTAATTCTTACTCAGACAACTGTAAGGCTGCATAAGGCGTGCGGTAGCCGATTTGAAGGACCCTATCATCCTTGATAAGGATAGGGCGCTTGATTAACATGCCATCTTTAGATAAAAGTTCCAAAGCCTTATCAACTGTCAAGCTATCAAACTTGTCTTTAAGACCTAACTGTCTGTATGAATTTCCCGAAGTGTTGAAAAACTTCTTCAAATCAAGGTCGGAATGCTCCAGGAGTTCTTGAAGTAGACTGACTTGTGGGGGATTAGTCTTAATGTCAACCGCCTCATAGTTCACTCCAAGCATATCCAACTCCTTCTTAGCCTTCTTACAGGTCGTGCATTTAGGATATTCATAAAAAGTATACATCATTTCTCCAATTCTAAGAGCATCGCCTTGCGCTCAAGCCCGCCAGCATAGCCCGTCAAACTCCCATCTGCACCTAACACTCGGTGACAGGGCACGATGATGGATAGAGGATTTTTTCCAACGGCAGAGCCAATAGCTTGCGCAGACTTGCAATTAAGCTCTGTGGCTAGTTTGCCATAAGTGGTCGTTTGACCGTAGGGAATAGCCGCTAGCGCTGACCAGACTCGATGCTGGAAAGCAGTCCCATGCGGAGCCAGTCTCAATTGGCTAGGGTCTGGCTGACGCCCCGCAAAATAAGCATCTAGCCAAAGCTTAGCTTCTTGGTGAGGAGTGACTTCCTGATTCAATAGTTGAAATGACTCAAAACCACGCTCATAATAAGCCTGTCCCACAAAATAAAGCCCCAAAAGCGACTCCTCATCAGCTAAAAGACTGATTTGCCCCAAAGGAGACTGGTAAAATGTTCTAAATATCATTCGTCTATTATATCAAAAATAATAACAATATGAATCTGCATTTAGTACACTATAAAATCAGCAAAACTAATCCAAACAGCGACTAAAGCAGTGAACTGCCTAACAGACAACTATATTCACAATATTTCATCACCGCACCCGTGGCCTACCACAATAAAGCGTTAGACCAAACTCGCTATTTTGGGAACATAAGCCGTTATTGATTTCAATCCACGCACCCGCGAAGGGTGCGACCTTTAAACCATCTGGCTCTGTATAAACTTTTTTATTTCAATCCACGCACCCGCGAAGGGTGCGACCATAACTCGCAGAAGTATAGCCATCATTTGAATACATTTCAATCCACGCACCCGCGAAGGGTGCGACAGGAGTCCAAGAGCAGTTATGTTTTGCAATCGAAATTTCAATCCACGCACCCGCGAAGGGTGCGACAATCTCATGGGCAATTTAATAAAGGAGGTAAAATATTTCAATCCACGCACCCGCGAAGGGTGCGACTCAGATTGCGCATTATCATACAGGTCGATTAGAATTTCAATCCACGCACCCGCGAAGGGTGCGACTCCAGTTAATTTCCATGTTATTTCCTTTCTTTAATTTCAATCCACGCACCCGCGAAGGGTGCGACAAAACGCAACTCATGACCGTTTATCAAACAGAGATTTCAATCCACGCACCCGCGAAGGGTGCGACTTAGGGAATGATTTACTAGATGGCTCTTCAAAGTAATTTCAATCCACGCACCCGCGAAGGGTGCGACATGGAAACACTAACCTATACCTTAACCGACCGCCTAATTTCAATCCACGCACCCGCGAAGGGTGCGACCTACCACGAAAGAAAATAAAACGCTCAGAGAGCAATTTCAATCCACGCACCCGCGAAGGGTGCGACCCTTTGGAACAGGTATCACATCAGAAGAATCAAAATTTCAATCCACGCACCCGCGAAGGGTGCGACATCATGCTAAATCTAGTCATGCAATATCTAAAAATTTCAATCCACGCACCCGCGAAGGGTGCGACCAAACGTCCGGTTAACATTTATATGACAGCGTGGATTTCAATCCACGCACCCGCGAAGGGTGCGACCAGGACAAAAAATGAAAATAACTGCATTAACAATGATTTCAATCCACGCACCCGCGAAGGGTGCGACGAGTAGAGGTCTTAAATAAATCACTTGTCTTAAATATTTCAATCCACGCACCCGCGAAGGGTGCGACCAGGACAATTTACCGTCAACGATCTTAAACAAGCATTTCAATCCACGCACCCGCGAAGGGTGCGACGGTGTTACAGGCAGCATTCAGACACGTAACTATATTTCAATCCACGCACCCGCGAAGGGTGCGACTTTGGGAAATTGGAGTTCGACTAAAACATGTTAAAATTTCAATCCACGCACCCGCGAAGGGTGCGACGATATGTTATCCCAGCAGGTCATGATTACTACGAATTTCAATCCACGCACCCGCGAAGGGTGCGACTGATAAAAGATAACATAATCAAAAAGCAAACCTTATTTCAATCCACGCACCCGCGAAGGGTGCGACGGATTAGGCGTGATATTGAGGTAGATACCGACAAAATTTCAATCCACGCACCCGCGAAGGGTGCGACAACAACGATAAGCTCTGGGCGAAACTACTCAAAATTTCAATCCACGCACCCGCGAAGGGTGCGACGTTAATAAAGCTTTTATGTTGCATACCATAAAGATTTCAATCCACGCACCCGCGAAGGGTGCGACCTTTATTTTCCTTTCTGTCTTCATCCTCCCTAGTTATTTCAATCCACGCACCCGCGAAGGGTGCGACAGACGCACATACGCTTGTAAGTGGGGATTGCCTTATTTCAATCCACGCACCCGCGAAGGGTGCGACGTAATGTTGAGTACTTTGTAAAAATGCTAAAAAATATTTCAATCCACGCACCCGCGAAGGGTGCGACAGGTTTATATGGCGGTACTACTGCCGTAGGATATTTCAATCCACGCACCCGCGAAGGGTGCGACCGGTTGCTTTGGTTACTTGATAGCTTTCCACCAGAAATTTCAATCCACGCACCCGCGAAGGGTGCGACGCTGGTTTTTAGGAAAATTGAAAGTTAATAAGATCATTTCAATCCACGCACCCGCGAAGGGTGCGACTGGAGCACCTGAATATCAGTCTAATGATGATGTTATTTCAATCCACGCACCCGCGAAGGGTGCGACAGCGCAAGAAGACACTGTTTTGTATTATTTTATCAAATTCAAAAGTCCTTTTTCAAGGCATTTTTATTAAAAATCGCTCATTTCAAGCCGTTTTAGCAACGAACTTATGAGTTTTTACTGAGTAACTCAGGTTCGCACAACTATTTTTTATAAGAGTAAGACGCCTACATCAGGGTCATAACTATTATCGCGACCTATTGTCTCTATTCGATTTTGCCAATTTTTCCCCAGCAAATAGAAGCGAATACTGTCAGTTTCCATATCTATAATGTCCAGTAATGTTTCCTTAATGTCGACAAATTCAGCTGGTGTAACTGAGCATTCAAATACGGAATTTTGGACGCGCTGCCCATAATCTACGCACAACTTTGCTACATGACGCAGTCGTCTACGCCCTGCAGCTGTATTAGTATTAACATCATAGGTAACTAAAACCATCATAAACACCTCCTAGACCAAAAATGGCGGATAACTCTCTAGGTCGCCTCGAATAGCTTTCGCCAATAGCTGAGCTTGAACGTAAGGCAGCAGCATCAGTTTTACTTTTTCTTTAGTAAAAGGATGCACAACTTCTGTGTGCTTGCGTTTTTGCCATGCTTCAATGAATGTAGCACGACCTCTATCAGTTAGCAGAACACTGCCGTTTTCCTTAATCTCAAAATCTTTCTTACTCAACTGACTACGATTGATAAGTGAAAAGACAAAGCGATCAACAATATAAGCACGAAACTCTTCCACCAGATCCAGCGCGAGACTGGCTCGACCGGGACGATCCGTATGGAAAAAACCTACGTAGCTATCCAAACCAACAGCTTCCAAAGCGGATTGACATTCGTAGGTCAGCATACTGTAACCAAAAGACAAGAGAGCATTGACGCAGTCCAACGGTGGACGCCGTGAGCGTATCTTAAATGAAAAAGTTTCTTTATTAGTCAAGATAAAATCATTGAAAAGCCGGAAGTACTGATTAGCTGCCTGACCTTCAATTCCAAGCAAGGTCTCCTTATCTGGTGCAGCTTGAATTTGCTCCAATGCCCAAACCAGTTCCGTATTGACTTCTCCAAATAGCTGCCTATCGATACGGTCTTTGTGGTCACGTTTAAAGCGCAGAAGATACTTTCGCGAATTAGATACCTTAGCTAAAATAAAACGTTTGGCATACGTTAGCGACTCCTCATCGTCAGCTAAACGGTAGTGTTCCCGTCGTAACAATACATTGCCGTTAGTTGGTCCGACAAAACGGCCACAAAACTGACCTTGTGGGTTGTGAAATGACAGATTAATATGATGTTCCGCGCATAACTTTATCAAAGAAGGTGACGCACCTAGGTAAGAGAAACAAACAATACCTTCAATAATCCGATAGGGGAAACGTTGAACGACCTTTCCGTCCTTCTTGATAACGATATTATCCCGCTCTCGGGTCAGGTAAAAATCTTCCTGTGTCAAATATAAGGTATTCAGCAATTTTTTCATAAACTGTCCTCATCTTTCAAAGCTTGTGCGATATAATTATCCACATTTCGCCCTTTCTTGCTTAATCTCGGTAGGCAAATATGTACTAGAGAGCATAGTTGACAATTTTTAAAATATTCTGCCTTCGTCACATGCTTACCTTCGTAATAAGCGTGCATCTCCTTTGCTAAATCAAAGACTGCCTGCCTTAAGGTTGGCGTTATGTCAATTCTCTCTTTCTGATTCACCTTGTGATAATAAAGATAACCGACATCAATCCTACAATTCAATGTCTCTTCCAGGCAAATTGTCTGCGCTACCAGTTGAACAATATCACGCGTATCCTTTCTAGGCTGTCCGCGTTTATATTCAACAATAGTAGGACGCCATTTCCCACGTCTCCCCTTAAGTTCTACTCCTGCTGCATCCTTGTAAAATTCCACCACATCTAAAATACCGTAAAGTCCCAGCTTAGAAGAGGAAACGTGCATAGCTCGTGAAATAATCACATCTTTGCGCTTTTCTTTAATGTAAGGATTGTCAGCTTTTTTATGCAAAACTTGTCCATGTGCTGTGGCCTCATTATCTTCCCATTGTTGATCAATATGAATTAATCCCCACTGACGCTTACAAAACTGAAAATGTTGAATACCTGATAACATCAAATAATCTTCTTCGGAATAGACCATATTACAGTCCTTCTAAAATATCAACTGTCAAACCTTTCGCTTTATATTCTTCTAATTTTTCTTGATTAAGCATAATATCATAATCTTCATAGCTATTTTTGTCTGGATTTACTTTATCAAATTCTAACAGATCAAAGACACGTCCACTTGAAACGTTACCCAATTTGCTGGCATGAGTAAACCAGAAGACCTCACGCACACGCATGGAACCCTCAGGGCGGGCTGATGAAGCGTCATTTTCAAATAGACTAATTAGTGCCTCCTTAAGCACTTCTGCGTCTTCTTGTCTAAAACCTGTTTTTTCAGCAAAATAAGCGTTGATAGAACCTCTAACGACATAAATGCCGTAGTCGACAAAATGCTTGGTGCCCATGGTGTCAGACGAACGACCACTATTATTTTTAGATTCCATACCATTGGTGCTACGCGTAATTTGTAGGCTGGAAATCACGATAGGTTCCAGAGATTTAGCCATGCTAATAGAAACTGGACCACGTACCCCAATAGATTTTTTCAGATAAGTAAAAACTTGTCCAAAACTACGTACGTCAAGCCACATTTGATTAGCCTTCTCTTCAATCTCATCATTTGGTGTTTTAGTTGTAAAATGCTGAGAAAAACGTTTTTCAAGGGATTTGAACTCGTCTTCAATACGATCATTAGCTTGAACAAAAATAGAATGTCCCATATCTTGCATACGATTACGAATTTTACGTTTAATGGCGACATCACTCATCAGACCGTAACCTTTAGCATCTGTTCGTGGCATATTCCCTGATAAGGGATCGCCATTGGCATTCGCCTCACGTACCTCGAGGGTTACCATAAAATCAATTTTATTTTCTAACATCTGCTATTCCTCGCTTCCCATGTTTGCTTTTGATGTATAATAATATTTCTTTTCAGCATAATAGCCAAATATAAACTTGTAATCTAAGGCATCTGTAAATTCTTTCGCTGAAAAAGCTGGCGTTAGCAATTCAATAACTTCCGCACGCTCTTTATCTAATTTCTTCCAAAGACCTGGGCGATTTAACTTTAGAACTTCCTCATAAGGCTTCACTTTATTTTCCAAAAGTGTCATCATTTTCGCAGGTTGTCCTGTGTAAGCAGTCCAATAACGTTCCGCATTTGTAATGCGGTCCTGATTACCTTCTAAAGCATAGCGCTGCGTTTCAATCAACTCATAAATAGCAAGTAAACGTCCAAATAAATAGGAACGGTTACTATATTTGTGGTCCAACATAGGGGTAAACTCCTCTCCATTTTGTTTGTGCAAGATAGCCAGTGCCACCTGTTGAATCTGATACCAGTGTCTAGGGTACCTCTGCCGGTGTTTCAGATTACTTTCTAATTTCTTGACTAGATGAATGGGCACCGAATGCCCATCTAACAAAGCCGTGACAAGTTGCTGATACTGGTCACTTCGGAAGCTATCGTTGTCCAATTCCAGATAACGTTCTCTATCCGTTCCGTAAGCTGCTAAAATCATATCATTCAAACTTGGTGTTTTTATAACAAAGTTATTGCCCTG encodes:
- a CDS encoding hemolysin family protein, whose amino-acid sequence is MEDPGQSLILQFILLLILTLLNAFFSASEMALVSLNRSRVDQKAEEGDKKFIRLVKVLENPNNFLSTIQVGITLINLLAGANFADSLGEVIAGWFGDSRLANTIGSAASLIFLTYISIVFGELYPKRIAMNLKENLAVVSAPVVLVLSKIVSPFVWLLSASTNLLSRITPMNFDDADEQMTRDEIEYILTNSEASLDADEIGMLQGIFSLDEMMAREVMVPRTDAFMVDINDDIKEIVQAILQENYSRIPVYDGDKDKVIGLIHTKKILNDAFANGFDNINIRRIMQEPLFVPETIFVDDLLTQLRATQNQMAILLDEYGGLAGIATLEDLLEEIVGEIDDETDLAAESVREIAENTYIVQGTMTLNEFNGYFDTNLESDDVDTIAGFYLTGVGSIPSQEVKESYIVDSNDKQLTLINDKVKDGRINKLKLLVSEIPEEEEED
- the nth gene encoding endonuclease III, with protein sequence MVLSKKRARKVIEEIIALFPDAKPSLNFRNSFELLVAVTLSAQTTDAAVNKVTPALFEAFPTPADMALATEEEIAEYISRLGLYRNKAKFLKKCSQQLLEEFDGEVPRTRSELESLAGVGRKTANVVMSVGFGIPAFAVDTHVTRICKHHDIVKKSATPLDIEKRVMEVLPEEEWLPAHQAMIYFGRAICHPKNPKCHEYPQLYDFSDS
- a CDS encoding Spx/MgsR family RNA polymerase-binding regulatory protein, translated to MYTFYEYPKCTTCKKAKKELDMLGVNYEAVDIKTNPPQVSLLQELLEHSDLDLKKFFNTSGNSYRQLGLKDKFDSLTVDKALELLSKDGMLIKRPILIKDDRVLQIGYRTPYAALQLSE
- a CDS encoding methylated-DNA--[protein]-cysteine S-methyltransferase produces the protein MIFRTFYQSPLGQISLLADEESLLGLYFVGQAYYERGFESFQLLNQEVTPHQEAKLWLDAYFAGRQPDPSQLRLAPHGTAFQHRVWSALAAIPYGQTTTYGKLATELNCKSAQAIGSAVGKNPLSIIVPCHRVLGADGSLTGYAGGLERKAMLLELEK
- the cas2 gene encoding CRISPR-associated endonuclease Cas2 — translated: MMVLVTYDVNTNTAAGRRRLRHVAKLCVDYGQRVQNSVFECSVTPAEFVDIKETLLDIIDMETDSIRFYLLGKNWQNRIETIGRDNSYDPDVGVLLL
- the cas1c gene encoding type I-C CRISPR-associated endonuclease Cas1c — protein: MKKLLNTLYLTQEDFYLTRERDNIVIKKDGKVVQRFPYRIIEGIVCFSYLGASPSLIKLCAEHHINLSFHNPQGQFCGRFVGPTNGNVLLRREHYRLADDEESLTYAKRFILAKVSNSRKYLLRFKRDHKDRIDRQLFGEVNTELVWALEQIQAAPDKETLLGIEGQAANQYFRLFNDFILTNKETFSFKIRSRRPPLDCVNALLSFGYSMLTYECQSALEAVGLDSYVGFFHTDRPGRASLALDLVEEFRAYIVDRFVFSLINRSQLSKKDFEIKENGSVLLTDRGRATFIEAWQKRKHTEVVHPFTKEKVKLMLLPYVQAQLLAKAIRGDLESYPPFLV
- the cas4 gene encoding CRISPR-associated protein Cas4; translation: MVYSEEDYLMLSGIQHFQFCKRQWGLIHIDQQWEDNEATAHGQVLHKKADNPYIKEKRKDVIISRAMHVSSSKLGLYGILDVVEFYKDAAGVELKGRRGKWRPTIVEYKRGQPRKDTRDIVQLVAQTICLEETLNCRIDVGYLYYHKVNQKERIDITPTLRQAVFDLAKEMHAYYEGKHVTKAEYFKNCQLCSLVHICLPRLSKKGRNVDNYIAQALKDEDSL
- the cas7c gene encoding type I-C CRISPR-associated protein Cas7/Csd2 translates to MLENKIDFMVTLEVREANANGDPLSGNMPRTDAKGYGLMSDVAIKRKIRNRMQDMGHSIFVQANDRIEDEFKSLEKRFSQHFTTKTPNDEIEEKANQMWLDVRSFGQVFTYLKKSIGVRGPVSISMAKSLEPIVISSLQITRSTNGMESKNNSGRSSDTMGTKHFVDYGIYVVRGSINAYFAEKTGFRQEDAEVLKEALISLFENDASSARPEGSMRVREVFWFTHASKLGNVSSGRVFDLLEFDKVNPDKNSYEDYDIMLNQEKLEEYKAKGLTVDILEGL